The Bos javanicus breed banteng chromosome 11, ARS-OSU_banteng_1.0, whole genome shotgun sequence genome includes a window with the following:
- the SLC5A6 gene encoding sodium-dependent multivitamin transporter codes for MSVGLSTATPLPPASDTNVVTSTFSLVDYVVFVLLLVLSLAIGLYHAYRGWGRHSIGQLLLADRKMGCLPVALSLLATFQSAVAILGVPSEIYRFGTQYWFLGCCYFLGLLIPAHVFIPIFYRLHITSAYEYLELRFNKAVRVCGTVTFIFQMVIYMGVVLYAPSLALNAVTGFDLWLSVLTLGIVCTIYTALGGLKAVIWTDVFQTLVMFLGQLAVIIVGSAKVGGLGHVWEVASQHGLISGIELDPDPFVRHTFWTLAFGGVFMMLSLYGVNQAQVQRYLSSRTEKAAVLSCYAVFPCQQVALSMGCLIGLVMFTYYQEYPMSTQQSQAAPDQFVLYFVMDLLRGLPGLPGLFVACLFSGSLSTISSAFNSLATVTMEDLIRPWFPRVSEVRATMLSRIIAFGYGLLCLGMAYISSQMGPVLQAAISIFGMVGGPLLGLFCLGMFFPCANPPGAIVGLLAGLIMAFWIGIGSIVTSMGSGRALSPPNGSSFSLSSNLTAVTMATLMPSTAASKPTGLQRLYSLSYLWYSAHNSTTVIVVGLAVSLLSGGMRGRTVDPRTIYPVLPKLLALLPLSCQKRLPCRAGSQDLSLEACMFPEKMSNGMLRGSRDQVDMAVPEEGPVQPGISPTFILQETSL; via the exons ATGAGTGTGGGGTTGAGCACCGCCAcgcccctccctccagcctcagACACCAACGTGGTCACGTCCACCttcagcctggtggactatgtGGTCTTTGTCCTGCTGCTGGTTCTCTCCCTTGCCATCGGGCTCTACCATGCCTATCGTGGCTGGGGCCGACATAGCATCGGCCAGTTGCTGTTGGCAGATCGAAAAATGGGCTGCCTTCCTGTGGCCCTGTCCTTGCTGGCCACCTTCCAGTCAGCTGTGGCCATCCTGGGTGTGCCGTCTGAGATCTACCGATTCGGGACCCAGTATTGGTTCCTGGGCTGCTGCTATTTCCTAGGACTGCTGATCCCAGCACATGTCTTCATCCCCATCTTCTACCGCCTGCATATCACCAGTGCCTATGAG TACCTGGAACTCCGGTTCAATAAAGCTGTGCGTGTTTGTGGAACTGTGACCTTCATCTTTCAGATG GTGATCTATATGGGGGTCGTCCTCTATGCACCATCCTTGGCCCTCAATGCAG TGACTGGCTTTGATCTCTGGCTGTCAGTGCTGACCCTAGGCATTGTCTGTACCATCTACACTGCTCTG GGTGGGCTGAAGGCAGTCATCTGGACAGATGTCTTCCAGACACTGGTCATGTTCCTGGGGCAGCTGGCAGTTATCATTGTGGGGTCGGCCAAGGTGGGCGGTTTGGGGCACGTGTGGGAAGTGGCTTCCCAGCATGGCCTCATCTCTGGAATTGA GCTGGACCCGGACCCGTTTGTGCGGCACACGTTCTGGACGTTGGCCTTCGGGGGTGTCTTCATGATGCTCTCCTTGTATGGAGTGAACCAGGCGCAGGTGCAGCGCTACCTCAGTTCCCGCACGGAGAAGGCTGCAGTGCT ctcctgctaTGCCGTCTTCCCCTGCCAGCAGGTGGCGCTCAGCATGGGCTGCCTCATTGGCCTGGTCATGTTTACCTACTACCAGGAGTATCCTATGAGCACCCAGCAGAGTCAGGCAGCCCCTGACCAG TTCGTCTTGTACTTTGTGATGGATCTCCTGAGAGGCCTGCCGGGGCTGCCTGGGCTCTTCGTCGCCTGCCTCTTCAGTGGCTCCCTCAG cACCATATCCTCTGCTTTTAATTCACTGGCAACTGTTACAATGGAAGACTTGATTCGACCCTGGTTCCCTCGTGTCTCTGAAGTCCGGGCCACCATGCTTTCCAGAATCATTG CCTTTGGTTATGGGCTACTTTGTCTGGGAATGGCCTATATTTCCTCGCAGATGGGACCTGTGCTGCAG GCAGCCATCAGCATCTTTGGTATGGTTGGGGGGCCACTGCTTGGACTCTTCTGCCTTGGGATGTTCTTTCCTTGTGCAAATCCTCCT GGTGCCATCGTGGGCCTGTTGGCTGGACTGATTATGGCCTTCTGGATCGGCATCGGGAGCATAGTGACCAGCATGGGCTCTGGTAGAGCACTCTCTCCCCCTAACGGGTCCAGCTTCTCCCTGTCCAGCAATCTGACTGCTGTCACCATGGCCACACTGATGCCCTCGACTGCCGCCTCCAA GCCCACGGGGCTACAGCGGCTCTATTCCCTGTCGTACTTATGGTACAGCGCTCACAACTCCACCACCGTCATTGTGGTGGGCCTGGCTGTCAGTCTGCTCAGTG GGGGCATGCGGGGCCGGACCGTGGACCCTCGGACCATTTACCCAGTGTTGCCGAAACTCCTTGCCCTCCTGCCCCTGTCCTGTCAGAAGCGGCTTCCCTGCAGAGCCGGCAGCCAG GACCTCTCCTTGGAAGCCTGTATGTTTCCAGAGAAGATGAGCAATGGGATGCTGAGGGGCAGCAGAGACCAGGTGGACATGGCTGTGCCTGAGGAAGGCCCCGTCCAGCCGGGGATCAGCCCGACCTTCATCCTCCAGGAGACCTCACTGTGA